Below is a window of Clostridium sp. JN-1 DNA.
GTGCCCCTTCTTCCTAGCTTCTTCATCTATTCTCTTGCTTATGATATCAACTGGGTTAGTATTTGAAATAAAACTATATCTGTAATTTGCTGCTGCAGCTTCAATTATGACAGCTAAATTTCTGCCGGGTCTTATTGGAATAGTAAGTTTTCTTACAGGTACGTTTAATATTTCTACGTACTCTTTATCTATACCCAATCTATCATAATTTTCGTCTGTCTTCCATTGTTCTATGTATATAACAAGGTTTATTATCTTTTTCTTTAATATTGAACTTAAACCATAAAGTGCTGGAATATCAATTATACCCATACCGCGAACTTCTATCATTCCAGATGTAATATATGGAGAAGTACCATATAGATTTCCTTCTATTTCTTTAATATCAACTGCATCATCAGCAACCAATCTGTGACCTCGCTTTATTAATTCAAGAGCAGTTTCACTTTTACCTATTCCACTTTCACCTATTATGAGAATACCAATTCCATATACATCTACAAGGACACCGTGCAGCCTTGTTTCAGGTGCCAGTTTAGAATCTAGATATCGCATAACCTTACTTATGAATCTTGTAGAAATGCTATTTGTTCTAAGTATCCATCTATCGTTTTCGATAGCACTTTCCATAAGTTCCTTATGCGGTTCTAATTTTCGCGTTATAATTGTAGCAGGATTATAAAATTCAAAGTATTTTTTTAATCGTTTGCGTCTTAAATCTGGCTGCATTGCATTTAAAAAACTCCATTCAGCTTTTCCAACAAGTTGTATTCTTGTATTAGCATAATAATTGTAAAATCCAGAAAACTGAAGTCCCGGTCTATTTATGTCACTTACCGTTATTTCATTATTTTCTTTACCTTCATTTAAGACCTCTAAGTTTAAGTCGTGTATTAGTTCTTTAACTTTTACAGCCATTTTTTTACCCCCTTCAACTTAATTAATTTAATTGGAACTTTTTTTTATAGTTTTTAATTGACTTTTTAAATTTCCCTTTATAAGATTTATATATTCATCTCTTAATTTTTTTTGTTCGTGAATTTCATCATTACTCAGTCCAGTTTCCTTACTTTTTTTATATAAAAAGTTTATTCTTTGTATTAATTTATCAATATTCATTTTATATACTCCTAATTTATTAAATATAAATTTATATTCGTTTACTATTATACTAAAATTTATATTAATTGTGAATGCTTCTTTTTTATATGACAAAAAAAGAAGGAGATATTGCAAAATTTTCATTTTACAATATCCCCTTTATATGAGATTTATAAATTATAACTAAATTATTAGACTGCTTTTTTTAATATTATGATGAGCTTCTATAAATCGTATAGTACCAGTTTTAGCTCTCATAACTATTGAATTAGTAACAGCCCAATCGTTTTGTGAAAATACAACTCCTTTTAAAAGATCACAATTGCTTATACCTGTAGCAGCGAAATAAACATCATCACCTTTAACTAAGTCATCAATTAATAAAGTTTTAGATACATCGGAAATTCCCATGAGTGCACATCTATCTATCTCCTCTTGAGTATGAGGTTCCAGCTTTGCTTGCATGTCTCCACCCATACATTTTATAGCTGCTGCTGCAATAACTCCTTCAGGTGCACCACCAGTTCCCATAAACAAATCAATACCTGTATTTTCAAAGCCACATGCTAATACAGCTGCTACATCGCCTTCACTAAATAGATTAACTCTTGCTCCTACTTCTCTGGCTGCATCAATTATATAATTATGTCTGTCTCTTTCCTGTACAATAACAATAAGTTCAGATACATCTTTTTTTAGAGCATGTGCTGTACTTAATATATTTTCCTTTGGTGACTTATTTATATCTATAGCACCTTTTGCCTTTGGACCAACTGCTATTTTTTTCATATACATATCTGGTGCATGAAATAAACTGCCCCTAGTACCCATAGCAACTACAGCTATAGCATTAGGTAATCCTTTTGCAACTAAAACAGTACCATCTACTGGATCAACTGCTATATCCATTTCAGGCATGTCATCGCTGCCAATTCCAACTTTTTGACCTATGTATAACATGGGAGCTTGGTCTAATTCTCCTTCACCAATTACAACAGTCCCATTAATTGGCATCATGCTAAAAGCTTTGTTCATGCCATCAACAGCTGCTTGATCTGCTGCAATTTTGTCGCCCTTTCCCATATATTTTGCACTACAAAGTGCTGCAGCTTCTGTAACTCTTGCTAATCCCATAGCTATATCTATATTGAGCATAAATTTTTCCTCCATTTATAATATATTATTACTAGATATTTTTTGATATAGTACAAATAATTATCAATTAGTATACTCTTTATTTGTATTAAAGCTCATTACAAGTAATTATTATATCACATTTATTAAATAAAACAAGCTTTAACAATATAAAATTAGTATTTATCAAATTAATTAATTTAATTATATATTTTTTTAAAGTCAAAAAACTTTTTGACAAAATTTTTTTAAAAGACTTTTTTTCAAACTGTTTTGTATCAACAGACAAAAATGCATTTTTGTAGTTTATCACATTTTTTCCACACAATAATTAACAATTTATCTACAGAAGTTATGTTTATTTCTGTAGTAAAGTGTATCTATTTGGATAAAAAAAGTTCTGCAAATTTAAAAAAACTCTGCTAAAATATAAGAGTATTGTTAAAATGTAACTACAGATGAGGTAATAAGTATGAATTTGGAATTAAAAAGTATAGACAAAAGAATTAATGATCTTAGGGAAAGTCTCTATATTTTATTAACTAACAATGATATTACAAATGACGTAGTTGTGAATTGCAGTCAAAAGTTAGACAAGCTTATTTTAGAGTACCAAAAACTTGTTAGCTAAATTAAAATTTATGGTTAAAACTAAATAAAATATATAATTTTATTTAGTTTACCAAACTATTTTTTATTATTAATGAAATTATAATTAAGATACCTTTAACTAATACTAACTATTAACATATTAATATAGTACATAAGTTTTATAAATTGAATAATAAATTTATATTTTAATATAATTTTGCATATTAAGCTGCAAAGTGAATATTTATAAAGTTTACGAATATTTAAAATTAAGTATTTTTTTAAAAACTACTTTTTATTTTTTACAATTGGTATATAATCAAA
It encodes the following:
- the glpX gene encoding class II fructose-bisphosphatase, which encodes MLNIDIAMGLARVTEAAALCSAKYMGKGDKIAADQAAVDGMNKAFSMMPINGTVVIGEGELDQAPMLYIGQKVGIGSDDMPEMDIAVDPVDGTVLVAKGLPNAIAVVAMGTRGSLFHAPDMYMKKIAVGPKAKGAIDINKSPKENILSTAHALKKDVSELIVIVQERDRHNYIIDAAREVGARVNLFSEGDVAAVLACGFENTGIDLFMGTGGAPEGVIAAAAIKCMGGDMQAKLEPHTQEEIDRCALMGISDVSKTLLIDDLVKGDDVYFAATGISNCDLLKGVVFSQNDWAVTNSIVMRAKTGTIRFIEAHHNIKKSSLII
- a CDS encoding DUF896 domain-containing protein, with the translated sequence MNIDKLIQRINFLYKKSKETGLSNDEIHEQKKLRDEYINLIKGNLKSQLKTIKKSSN
- a CDS encoding aspartyl-phosphate phosphatase Spo0E family protein, yielding MNLELKSIDKRINDLRESLYILLTNNDITNDVVVNCSQKLDKLILEYQKLVS
- the hprK gene encoding HPr(Ser) kinase/phosphatase, with translation MAVKVKELIHDLNLEVLNEGKENNEITVSDINRPGLQFSGFYNYYANTRIQLVGKAEWSFLNAMQPDLRRKRLKKYFEFYNPATIITRKLEPHKELMESAIENDRWILRTNSISTRFISKVMRYLDSKLAPETRLHGVLVDVYGIGILIIGESGIGKSETALELIKRGHRLVADDAVDIKEIEGNLYGTSPYITSGMIEVRGMGIIDIPALYGLSSILKKKIINLVIYIEQWKTDENYDRLGIDKEYVEILNVPVRKLTIPIRPGRNLAVIIEAAAANYRYSFISNTNPVDIISKRIDEEARKKGHLEK